AACCGAAAATTAAGGAAATGATTCCTTCCTACGGGAAAGAGCTGATGGCTCACCCGGACCTGTTTGACAAAGTGTTTCAAGAAACAGCGGACATTTTAAAACTGAAGGAAGAATCCAGTCATCAGACCGTATCCAACCAGAAGTAAACGTAGCGTGTGCGAACGATAAATCACTTTGACCTGCTTTGGGTCACGGTGATTTATTTATGTTAAAGCCCAGGCGAATGCACAAGCAATGCCGCTTACCGGTGGGGGACGAACAGCTTGTGTGAGAGGGGATGCAGACGTTGAGAGTGCGGCGATAGTGAGCAGAAAGTCCTTCGAGTGAGAAGAGAGAAAGTGCGCACCGGAGCTCGTCTTAAAATGGGTGGTACTGACAAGAAAGTGTGCGAAAGAGTTCAAATATAGTCCCGCACATAATAGGTCATACCCGTTATAATTGATTCATAAGTCATAGATCGAAATGGGTGATTACGATGGGTGCAAACCCGTACCTTCCTGTTCGCCAGTGGCGGCCGTGTTTGGGTTTTCTGATCGTCTTGCTGTTTCTTTTCTTTTCACCGATTCTGTCAGCAGCTTCAGACGATTCGGGCTGGCATTTACAAAAGGATGGCACTATAGAGCTTGAAGATGGCTGGCTGTTTGTATGGGATGAACTGCTCTCTCTTCAAGATGCCAGGATACATAGCGGACAAGCTGAAGAGCTGTCGTCCCTGGCACACTGGGAGAATAATGCGCCTACGGGCAGCCGGGGCGTGGCTACGTACTATCAGAAATTGAACATCGATGAAGCGTCCGTCGGTACGCCGTTAGGGTTATATGTTCCGGATATTCTCACGTCATACCGGTTATGGATTGACGGGGAACTGGTTCATCAGCAGGGTACCGTGTCAGATGAAGCAGCCTCCTCAGTGCCAAGCGTCATGCCAGTGATCAAACAGATTGTAGCTGAAGAGGAAACGATCGAAATCATGCTGCACATCGCCAACCACCATCATCGCGAAGGGGGGCCTATGGCGAGTCTGAGGTTGGGTGCGATCGAAGACATGCATCACGACATGCTGGTGACATTCGTGGTTGAAGTCATCTTATTCGGGGCGCTGATGTTATCTGCGGGACACCATTTCCTGATTTATCTGCTGAGACGAAAAGACAGGGAAAATCTGTATTTCAGTTTGTTCTGCATGATTTTGGCCATCAGGGTGTCCGTCACCGGTCAGAAAGTGTTGTATCAAATGGTACCTGATTTCAGTTGGATTGTCGGTATTCACCTTGAATATCTCTCGTTTTATGCAGGCGCCGGCATCTTGCTTCTTTATCTGCATCAAATGTTTATCGATCATGCCAGTCACAAAATGACCTATACGCTCGCGGGCATTACGGCGCTGTTTTCCGTTTATGTAATCGCTGCACCCATCCGGATCTTCAGCGAATCCCTGGCCTATTTTCAGGCGTTTACGGTGGTTTTGATTGTCTATGCTTTTTTCATTTTGTACCAAGCAGGACGAGATCACGTTCAGGGTGCCCATCTGACGATGATTCTATTTGGCCTTTTCACGATCACGATTATGAACGATATTTTTTATCACCTGCGTTTATTCGATACCATCTTACTGGCACCCTTTGGCATGTTGTTCATGATTTTTGGTCAGACATCGATCCTGACGTTACGGACGATCAGTGCCTATCGGAAAGTGGAGGAGTTGTCCATGAAACAACAAGCGTGGCATCGCCATCTCGAAGAGGAGGTTGAAAGCCGGACGAATGAGCTCGAAGAGGCCAATAAACATTTAAAAATGCTTTCGGAAGTGGACGGATTGACGCGGATCCCGAATCGACGGCTGTTTGATGAAGAAATTGAATCCCAGCTTATTCTGACCCGGCAAGCGATTCAACCGATGGCTTTGCTGATGATTGACGTTGACGATTATAAAGGATATAACGATTTTTATGGACACTTGAAAGGAGACGACTGCCTGAAAACGATCGCGAATCATTTGGAAGAGACGGTCAAAACGGTACAGGGTGGAGCGATTTACCGCTACGGTGGTGAGGAATTTGCGGTGCTGTTACCTGGTGTGGATCAGGAGGGGGCATCTGTGATGGCTGAACACTTACGTCAGGCGATTGAAACGGAAAACATCCCCCACGAAGGGATTCATACGGATCACCGGGTCACCGTCAGTATTGGAGGAGCAGTGATTCAGCCAGGTCAGTTTGCTACTTCTGACATGTTGATTAAAACCAGTGATCAGGCTTTATATCAAGCGAAGGGTACCGGTAAAAACAAGGTGGTGATCGAACCGTCAGTCGGGTAACTTGTCAAGGATCCGGCAGAGTCGATCCATCGCTTCAGACAGGGCTTTGCGATCATCATTCCCCAAAGGTGATAACCGGTGGGCCAGGACGCTTTCAAGGTGCATTTTTTGATCGGACAGGAAGTGTTTCCCTGAATCCGTTAATTGAATATAAACGATCCGTTTATCTGCCTCATCCTGCAGCCGTTTGACGAGCCCTTTGTCCAGGAGCTTACGAACCAGCGGGGTGAGGTTTGATTTTTTGATGGACAGTTTGCCGGCGATGTCACGCATCTTAAGGGCACCATCATACTCCAGCATATGCAGGATGTGAAAATGTGTCGGATGCAGGTCGGCTGCTTCCACCAGTGGAGTATCACCGAACAGTTTTTTCGGGAGGTACGGCATCACAGTGAGCAGCTGATTGACGAGAGCATCGGCATCATGTTTTACGTACGGAGGTTTATGGGTCATTTTGAATCTGTCCTTTCTTTTGACATTGGTCACCATTCGCGACATACTAGTTATGATATCATAACTACTTAACAGTCGGGGGATTTCTCATCATGAAAACGATCATCGAGGTGAAAGATCTGACGAAAACGTATAAAGATACCACGGCGGTGAATGGGATCAGTTTTGATGTGAAGGAAGGGGAAATTTTCGGATTTCTCGGACCGAACGGTGCTGGAAAAAGCACGACGATCAATATGATCTGTACCATGTTGAAACCGACATCCGGATCCATCGAAATCAATGGATTTAACGTCAAAAAACAAAAAGATCAAGTCCGGGGAAGCATCGGGATCATTTTTCAGGAAAATACCCTTGATGGGAAACTGACAGGCTATGAGAACCTGATGCTTCACTGCCGGTTTTACCGGGTACCAAAAGCAAAGCGGCATGACAGAATTCAGGAGGTGCTTCAGATCGTGGATCTGGTGGATGTACAGAAAAAGCGGGTCGAGACGTATTCCGGCGGGATGAAGCGGCGTCTTGAGATTGCAAGGGGACTGTTGCATTATCCGAAAGTACTGTTCCTGGATGAACCGACCGTGGGCCTTGATCCGCAAACCCGTGCGCATTTATGGGAATATATTCTGAAACTGAAGGAAAAAGAAGGCATCACCATGTTTTTGACCACCCACTATCTTGACGAAGCGGAAATCAGTGACCGCGTAGCGATCATGGACCAGGGTGACATCATTGCGATCGATTCGCCCAAGGCGCTGAAAGATCAATTGGGTGGCGACATCATTGAACTCTCCACGCAGGATAATGAACTGGCCATACAGGAAATCCACGAGAAAATTGAAGGCGCTGAAGTGTCTCTCGAGGATGATACGATTCATGTAAAAGTAGCCAGCAGTGATGCATTTATCTCGCATATCATGAAGACGCTGACGCCGGCGGTGACGCGTCTGAATATCCGGAAACCGACACTCAATGATGTGTTCCTCGCCTTTACCGGGCGAAAAATCAATGAAGCGGCAAAGAGCGAGGGGGCGTAATCATGGAAGGTATTATCGCCATCTGGCAGCGTGACTTAAAGAAATTCTTCCGGGACCGTGCAAGGCTGTTCGGATCATTTACCATGCCGGTATTGTTCCTGCTGATCTTCGGTGGGGGCATGAGCGGTACAATGGAATCGATGATGATGGGACGGATGCCAGAAGGGGCGGAGGGTTTCAGCTATCTGGAATTTGTCTTTCCAGGCATCGTTGCGATGACCCTTCTGATGACCTCGGTATTCTCAGCCATGTCGGTCATCGAGGATAAGGATAAAGGGTATATGAAAGAGATCCTCGTCTCTCCAATCTCACGTGTCAGTATTGCCATTGGCAAAATGCTCGGCGCGGCAACGGTCGCGACGATTCAGGGTGTG
This Salisediminibacterium beveridgei DNA region includes the following protein-coding sequences:
- a CDS encoding sensor domain-containing diguanylate cyclase, with the translated sequence MGANPYLPVRQWRPCLGFLIVLLFLFFSPILSAASDDSGWHLQKDGTIELEDGWLFVWDELLSLQDARIHSGQAEELSSLAHWENNAPTGSRGVATYYQKLNIDEASVGTPLGLYVPDILTSYRLWIDGELVHQQGTVSDEAASSVPSVMPVIKQIVAEEETIEIMLHIANHHHREGGPMASLRLGAIEDMHHDMLVTFVVEVILFGALMLSAGHHFLIYLLRRKDRENLYFSLFCMILAIRVSVTGQKVLYQMVPDFSWIVGIHLEYLSFYAGAGILLLYLHQMFIDHASHKMTYTLAGITALFSVYVIAAPIRIFSESLAYFQAFTVVLIVYAFFILYQAGRDHVQGAHLTMILFGLFTITIMNDIFYHLRLFDTILLAPFGMLFMIFGQTSILTLRTISAYRKVEELSMKQQAWHRHLEEEVESRTNELEEANKHLKMLSEVDGLTRIPNRRLFDEEIESQLILTRQAIQPMALLMIDVDDYKGYNDFYGHLKGDDCLKTIANHLEETVKTVQGGAIYRYGGEEFAVLLPGVDQEGASVMAEHLRQAIETENIPHEGIHTDHRVTVSIGGAVIQPGQFATSDMLIKTSDQALYQAKGTGKNKVVIEPSVG
- a CDS encoding MarR family winged helix-turn-helix transcriptional regulator is translated as MTHKPPYVKHDADALVNQLLTVMPYLPKKLFGDTPLVEAADLHPTHFHILHMLEYDGALKMRDIAGKLSIKKSNLTPLVRKLLDKGLVKRLQDEADKRIVYIQLTDSGKHFLSDQKMHLESVLAHRLSPLGNDDRKALSEAMDRLCRILDKLPD
- a CDS encoding ATP-binding cassette domain-containing protein, with protein sequence MKTIIEVKDLTKTYKDTTAVNGISFDVKEGEIFGFLGPNGAGKSTTINMICTMLKPTSGSIEINGFNVKKQKDQVRGSIGIIFQENTLDGKLTGYENLMLHCRFYRVPKAKRHDRIQEVLQIVDLVDVQKKRVETYSGGMKRRLEIARGLLHYPKVLFLDEPTVGLDPQTRAHLWEYILKLKEKEGITMFLTTHYLDEAEISDRVAIMDQGDIIAIDSPKALKDQLGGDIIELSTQDNELAIQEIHEKIEGAEVSLEDDTIHVKVASSDAFISHIMKTLTPAVTRLNIRKPTLNDVFLAFTGRKINEAAKSEGA